Part of the Borrelia parkeri genome, GTTAGCAGTTTGTAATCATAAGTTCCAATTGAAACCTCAATATTGAATATAAAAACAATGGTTCTAGGGTCTCTAAAGCTAACTATGGGAAACCCTCTATCTTCACTGCTAGCTACCGCTCTTGTTGTAGGTTCACTTGTAAGTTCTAACTTACCGCTTTGAATCTCATGCCCGCCAATTGAAAAAACTATGTTTCTTAAATCATAACATTGTGTCATTGTTTAAGTCTCCTTTAAGCTATTTAGATAATTTTGTATATCTTGTGCTGTAATGTTTAAAAGAACGGCGTTCATAGAGTGGTTATAAGTAATCTCTACGGATAATAAAAGCTTTAGCTGAGGTGTTGATGATACTTGAATCTTAAGCTTAGAGTACGCAACAATTAGACCTCCATCAATGAAACGTTTAAGCATACATTCAATAGCTGCACTGTAAGCATTATCTCGCTCTCCTGAGAGTTGCAGTTTTGATAATTTACTATTTTGTCTACCATTAAAATTCCATACTCTAATAAGCTCTGATGTAAATTCATATTTGATATAATGGTAAGTGAAGAGTTCATCAATAGGAGTGCCTGAAAGAGTTACTCCTTCTTTGAAAGCTTTAACACCATCAAGACCAGTTTCATTAAGAAGTGAGTAGAAGTTAATATTTGCCCCTCTAAGTTTAGAAATTGTATCATCATCAGTAATAGGCTCCATGCCGCTAAGTTTGAGTCCATAAGGATTAGCAGCTTGAAATATACTAGCTTCATGTAAGTATTTAGATATAAACCGCAAATGAAGGTTCTCATCACCTTTAGAGTGGATAACAATAATTTTTTCTTTAGAGTTACTACCATTTTTAAATAGTTCTTTGATTTCAGATTCTTTAGTTGCAAATACGAAAAAGTGCTTATCGTCTTTAAAATGTGTATAATCATCCTTGTAAATAGTAAGTCCATCACCACCATCACTGTTACTTGCATAGGTGTTTATAAGTACAATAAATGTATATCTATTATCTCTAAGCTCTGTCTTAATTGCCTTTGCTTCAGTGCCTTCTTTATATATAAGTAGTTTAACTGATTTAAGTCCAGCATCACCTGAAGAAAAGAATGCTTGTATTGCGCTCTTTAAGTACTCCTTTTCCTTACCAAATTCATCCTCTCCATTACTACCTTCTTTCTCAAGTGCATCAATCTGTCTCTCAAAGTTATTTATATTTAAGTTTAATATTTTTACCTTGGGTGTTGTGGTGTTAACTTTAATTTTGGCACATTTGTAAACAAGTAAAGGCGCGTAGTAATTTACATAATTTATATCTAATCTAGAATGTGCCAAATTCACACTAATTGTATCTTGCGGCATTCACTTCTCCTCCCTAATTAGTTGTTCTATTACTTGTACATTAGCTTTAAAAGC contains:
- a CDS encoding DUF787 family protein, giving the protein MPQDTISVNLAHSRLDINYVNYYAPLLVYKCAKIKVNTTTPKVKILNLNINNFERQIDALEKEGSNGEDEFGKEKEYLKSAIQAFFSSGDAGLKSVKLLIYKEGTEAKAIKTELRDNRYTFIVLINTYASNSDGGDGLTIYKDDYTHFKDDKHFFVFATKESEIKELFKNGSNSKEKIIVIHSKGDENLHLRFISKYLHEASIFQAANPYGLKLSGMEPITDDDTISKLRGANINFYSLLNETGLDGVKAFKEGVTLSGTPIDELFTYHYIKYEFTSELIRVWNFNGRQNSKLSKLQLSGERDNAYSAAIECMLKRFIDGGLIVAYSKLKIQVSSTPQLKLLLSVEITYNHSMNAVLLNITAQDIQNYLNSLKET
- a CDS encoding DUF1463 family protein, coding for MTQCYDLRNIVFSIGGHEIQSGKLELTSEPTTRAVASSEDRGFPIVSFRDPRTIVFIFNIEVSIGTYDYKLLTKLSKDQFYNMSKSKNERMLDLVFNDLEDIKIISNSAFFAEEPSRSYSAEAEKVTFEIRAVGCTVDN